The Nocardia sp. NBC_00508 nucleotide sequence CGAACGCCACACCGAACAGCACGGGAATACCGATCAGCGCCAGCGCCGCCAGCGGTCCCTGCTCGAAGCGGAAGCCGATGGTGAAGCCGACCGCGATCACGAACAGCGTGGTGACCAGCACCCGGATCGCCTCGGCGAGCAGGCGCCCGGTCAATCCGGCCGCGCGATGGACCGGCATGGTCCAGAACCGGCCGAGCAGCCCGGTGAGCTTCTCCATCTTGAAGCCGAGCGCGCTGACCACCGCACCCGACATGGCCGCGACGAGCGTGATCATCGGAACGGTTCCGTAGACGCTCGGCTGGCCGGTGGCCAAGGAGATCGAGTCGCCGAGCACGATGCGGAACATCAGCAGGGTGAGCGCCGGATACACCAGCGTCTGGATCGTCGTCGCCGGATCGCGCGCCCACACCAGCAGCAGTCGCTTGCACTGGACCAGGCTGTGCGCGGCCCAGTTGCGGACCGACCCCTCCGGGCGCGCCGCCACCTCGGGCAGCGCCGACGGGCCGATCCGCTCGGCCGCGTCGCCGGCGGGCGCGATGGTCGCCTCCACAGAACTCATGACCGCCTCACACTCGCCCAGATCGCCAACGGAACGAACGCCGCCGCGAGCCCGATCACCCAGACCAGCGGCACCCACAACACCTGCCAGGTCACGCCGTCTGCCGCCATATCGCGCAGGGCGAAGGAGAACTGGGAGATCGGCTGGTTGCGCACAAAGGGACGAATCCACTCCGGGAAGCTGCGTTCGGGCACGAACCCGCAGGACAGCATGCCGAAGATCAGCGTCGGCAGGGTCAGGGCCTGGCTCAGCGACTCCGGGCTCTTGGTCAGGCTGCCGAGCGCGTCGGCGCCGATCGCCAGCACCGTGCCGATGGCGAGGGCGAAGACACAGAACAGCACCGCCTGACCGAAGCCGGCGACGAAGCGGAATCCGATGATGTATCCGAAGATCACCGCCGCGGTGAGCGAGGTGACCGACCGGACCAGCCCGGCGCAGATGCGCGCGGAGAACGGCACCAGCGTGCCGATCGGCATGGTCTGCAAGCGGGTGCTCAACCCGGTCATCGCCTCGAACGCGGCCACCTGCGCGTTCGACATCATCGTGAAGGCCATGGTCTGTAGCACTATGATCGGCATGACGAACTGCGCGTAGTCGATGCCCTGGAACTTCATCACATAGCGCAACGGCAGATAGAAGCCGACCGTGAACACCAGCGGCGTGACCACCGCGACGACCAGCTCGCCTTTGGTCGCCATGGTGCGGACGATGCGGCCGGTCAGCGCGCGCCACTGCGCGAAGGCCGATGGCCGTGCGGCGGGCAGGCCGGCGAACAGCGTCGTTGCGGCCGGTGTGCTCTCCGGGGCGGTCGCAGCGGTCACGCGTGACCGCCCGAGTGGCCGGTGATGGACAGGAACACGTCATCGAGCGAAGGGCGGCGCAACGCGATGTCGGCCAGGTCGACGCCCGCGCTGTCGAGCCTGCGTAGCGCCTCGGTCAGCGTCGCCGCGCCCTCCGGCGCCGGGATGGACAGCCGGTCGTTGCCGTCCAGGTCGGCCAGCACCGCGGGCGGCACCAGGTCGCCGAGCGCGTACGCGGCGGTACGCAGCTTGGTCGGATCCAGCGGGACCACTTCGCAGTAGCTGCCGCCGGTCTTCTCCTTGAGTTCGTCGGCGGTGCCCTCGGCGATCACGGTGCCCTTGTCGATCACGATGATGTTGTCGCTGAGCACGTCGGCTTCCTCGAGGTACTGCGTGGTCAGCAGCACGGTGATGCCTTGTGCCTTCAGCGCGGTCACCAGATCCCAGACACCCTGGCGGCTGCGCGGGTCGAGGCCGGTCGTCGGCTCGTCGAGGAACACCACCTCGGGACGCACTACCAGGCCGCAGGCGATGTCGACGCGGCGGCGCATGCCACCGGAATAGTTGCGCACCGCGCGGCGGCCCGCGCTGACCAGATCGAATTCCTCGAGCAAGGTGTCGGCGCGCTCGCGGGCCGCGGACTTGCCCAGGCCCATCAGCCTGCCGAACAGCTCCAGGTTCTCCCGGCCGGAGAGGTTCTCGTCCAGCGCCGCGTACTGCCCGGTCATCATGATCGAGCGGCGCACGCCCGCCGGGTCCTTCAGCACGTCGTGCCCGGCGACCACCGCGGTACCGGAGTCGGGACGCAACAGGGTGGCGAGGACCTTCACCATGGTCGTCTTGCCCGCGCCGTTGGGGCCGAGGATGCCGAGGACGGTGGCGCGTTCGGCGGCGAAGCTGACGCCTTGCAGTGCATGCACGTCGCCGAATGATTTGCGGACGTCCGCTACCCGGACCGCTGGCTCACCCGCATGCGAATCTGCTTGGTTGGAACTCGGCATCAACTCTCCACTATCGGCCGGCACGGCGACGAGGTCGCCCGAGCGCGTGCTTGCGCTCGGATTGGTGATCCGTCGCGCTCGGCGTGATGTTACCGGCCCGCTTCCCGCGGCTTTCGCCTCGCGCAGGTACATCGAGGACGCGTCCGTCCACTGCGCTTCGATTGTGTCCTTACTCACATTTCCCCCTCCCGGTTCGTCGCGCAAGGGATCGACGCTGGTGAGGGCGATCCGGGGCAGCGGAGTGGCAGCGGACGAGCCTTGTCGGCCCACCGCGCCAGCCCATAGTCTGCTCAGTGGGGGACCACACTCACTCGTCCGCGGCTGCGCCCCGCTGAGCGGTCCGCACGCTGGTTTCCACACTGCGAGAGGTGATCATGGCCGAGTCCGCGCAGCCACGGGTGGCGGCGCGTCCGGGAGGAACGGGCCGAACGAACGTGCTGACATCCTACGATCCGCGTACCGGCGAGGTCGTGGGCAACTACGCCGTGATGGGCAGCGGCGAACTGAACCGCGCCGTGCGCGCCGCCCGCGCCACCGAAAAGTGGTGGGCGGAGCTGGGATTCAGTACTCGCAAGCGCTGGCTGCTGGATTGGAAACGCGATATCGCCCGGCGCTCGGGCGAATTGGTTGCCTTACTGTGCGAAGAGACCGGAAAGCCGGAGGTGGACGCCGCGATCGAGGTGATGCTCGCGGTGGAGAACCTGGACTGGGCCGCGCGCAACGCCGCCCGCGCGCTGGACCGGCGGCGCATCGGCTCCAGCTGGCTCAGCCGCAATCAGCGGGCCTCGGTCGGCTACCTGCCGCTCGGCGTGGTCGGGGTGCTCGGGCCGTGGAACAACCCGGTGTTCACTCCGATGGGGTCGATCGCTTACGCAATGGCGGCGGGCAACGCCGTGGTGTTCAAACCGCACGAGCTGACCACCGGCGTCGGGGTGTGGCTGGCCGACAGCTGGTCCCGGCTCGCGCCGAATCAACCGGTGCTGCAAGTGGTTACCGGCGACAGCGCGACCGGCACGGCGCTGTGCCGGGCCAAGGTCGACAAGATCGCCTATGCCGGCTCGGACACGGGGGCCCGCGACGTGATCTCGGCGTGCGCGCAAACCATGACTCCGGTCGTCGTCGAGCGCAGCGGCAAGGGCAGCATGGTCGTGCACGTGGACGCGAAGCTCGACGACGCCGCGGAGGCCGCGGTGTTCGGCGCGATGGCCAACGCCGGGCAGAACGCCACCGGCATTCAGCGGGCCTACGTCGCCCAATCGGTCTACGACCGTTTCCTGGAACTGGTCGTGGATCAAGCCGGCAAGCTGCGGCCGGGCGCGGACCGGAAAGCGTCCTATGGCCCGATGATCATGGAGTCACAGGTCGACGTGGTGCGCAGGCAGGTGCGCGACGCGGTGGCTCGCGGCGGACGCGCGGTGGTCGGCGGGCTCGACTCGATCCGCGAGCCCTATATCGAACCGATCGTGCTGGCCGAGGTGCCGGAGGAGAGCAGCGCCATTACCGGCGAGGGCATCGGCCCGGTGCTCATCGTCAACAAGGTGGCGAGCATGGACGACGCCGCCGAGCGGATCAACGCGGTCGGCACCGATGTCGCGGTGTCGGTGTTCACCAGGGACGTGCACGAGATCGAGGCGTTCGCCGAGCAGCTGCGAGTCGGGGTGGTGACGATCAACTCCTCCACCGCGTACGCGGGCATCCCGGCACTGCCCTTCGGCGGGGTGGGCGAGTACGGGCAGGGCCACAGCCACGGCGACCAGGGCCTGCGCGAGTTCAGCAGGACCCTGGCCATCGCGCGCAAGCGGTATCAGGCACCGGTGAACCTGTCCACGTTCGACCGGCACCCGCGGCACCTGCGGCTGGCCAGAACGATCTTCCGGATCCGGCACGCACGCACCTGAGCCGCGCGGGCTCAGCCGAGCAGCACCGCGTCCATCAGCGCCGTGACGCGCGCGAGTTGCGCTGGGCGGGAATCGAATCGGATCAGCCTGCCCACGTCGATCACCTGGCCGATGGCGGCGTGCACCCGGAAACGCGCCTCCACCGAGTCCCCGTCGAGCAGGTTGGCCCACTCCAGGACGTTCTGCCGCTGGATGGCACGCAGTTTGTGCTGCTCGGTCTGCGGCAGGTTGCTGAACTCGGCGTAGTAGACCGGCATGATCTCGGGCATGGCGAAGGTGAGCTTGGCGTAGCGGTGGGCCAGGCGCCGAGCCGCGTCCTCCCGGCTGGTCGCCTCGGCCAGCGCCTCGGTGATCGCGATGGCCAGCCGGTCGCCGGTGCGGTAGAAAGCCGCGGCGAGCAAGTCGGCCTTGCTCGCGAAGTACCGGTACACGCTGGAGGCGTTGATGCCGACGGCGGCGCCGACCTCCTCGATGCTCGCCTCGTGGTAGCCCTGCCTGCCGAAGATCCGGATCGCCTCGGTGAGCAGCTGTTCCCGCTTCGAGGTCACCGGGATGCCGCGCATCGGCTGGCCAGGATCCGGTTCGGGTGGCGCGGCGGGCAGCTCGGTGCGCAGCACGGCCCACGCCATCTCGTGCAGCAGGGGAAGCAGTCTGGCACTCGACAGCGCGGTGCGGTGCGCCGCGATGCTCGCGATCGTGCTGAGCACGCCCGCGGCCAGCATCGCCACGTCAGCAGGGGGCGCGGCGGGCCGCAGCAGCGCGATCGGCGCCGCGAGCGTGTTGTTCAGGTCGTCGTAGATCTTCTTGATCCGAACGCGGTCGTCGCGTTCGAGATAGCGCCGTTCCCAGCGGTAGAGCCCGGCTTCGCGGCGGATTTCGATAGTGTGCTCGCTGATCGCGCGGATCAGCGCGTCCAATCGCTGTGCCGGGTCGAGTCGTGTGTCGTCGGCGGTCTCCGCGACGGTCAGCAGATGCCGTGCGCCCTCCTCGGCGGCCGCCACCAACAGCGCGTACTTGTTCGTGAAATGCCGATACAGCGCGGGACCGGAGATCCCGACTTCCGCGGCGATCTCGTCCACGCCGACCGGGTAGTACCCGCGTTCGCTGAACGCTCGCGCGGCCGCCCGGATGATCTGGACCTTGCGGTCCTTCGGACGGCGCCGTACCTGCGGTGCGCCCTCCGTCCGCGCCCTGCTTCCAGGGTCCGGCCGCGCGGGAGCGAGGCCGACCTCGCTGCGATCCGCGACCATGCACCTCTCCGTTCTCCGGCGGCGCTGGTTGACAGCGCCCGACAATGGAACCTAAGTTAACCACAATTCGCAAAGTTAACCAGTATTCATGGCCCGGCGTCCACCGAATTCCAGCGTAGGAGCGAACATGAGTAACACCGATTCCGTGGATGCCGCCGACACGCCAGCGGCCGCCACCGGATTCACGGCGGTCAAGGAGGGCAAGGCGCTCCGGGTCACGATCACCAAGCCGAAGCGCAAGAACGCCATCGACTACGACACGATGGTGGCGCTCGGGGACACCTTCCGCGCGGTAGCCGAGGACCGCGCGGTGCGAGTCATCGTCCTGACCGGCGAGGGCGGCGATTTCTGCACCGGCGCGGATCTGTCCGCGAGCGCGGACGAGGCGCGGCGCGGCATCACCTCGGACATGGTGATGGACGCGGCGAATCGGCTGGTGCGCGCGATCGTCGACGCGCCGGTCCCGGTGATCGCACGCATCCGGGGCGCCGCGGCGGGCGTCGGCGTGGGCATCGCACTGGCCGCCGACCTGGTCTTCGCCAGCGAGGACGCCTACCTGCTGCTGGCCTTCATCAACATCGGCCTGATGCCGGACGGCGGTGCGGCCGCGCTCGTCGCCGCGGCAGCGGGCCGCCCGCTTGCCGCCCGGATGGCGCTGCTCGGCGAGCGGCTGCCCGCCCCAGAAGCCAGGGCGGCCGGGTTGTTCACGGCGGTCGTCCCCGACGACGAACTCGACGACTCGGTCCAAGCCGCTATCGCGAAGATCGCCGCGGGCCCCCGCCGCGCGCTGGAACTCACCAAGCAAGCGCTGAACCAGGCCACGCTGACCTCACTGGACGCGGCGCTGGCCGCCGAAAAGGCCGGGCAGACCGAGCTGTTGCGCTCCTCTGATTTCGCCGAGGGTGCCACGGCCATGCTCACCAAACGCAAGCCCGTCTTCGCCGACTGATCGGCCCGCCGTAACAGGCCGACCGACAGGCGACTATGTTCATCGGCTATGACTTACCTGGTTACCGGGGCAACTGGGTTCATCGGTCGGTTCCTCATCCCCGAGCTCCTGAAACGCGAGGGTGACATCCATGTACTGGTCCGGCCGGGTCATGCCTCGGCCGACCGGTTCGCCTGCTGCGCGCAGGAATGGGCGGGCGGCGACCGCGTCCGCCTGGTGCGCGGCGATCTCGGCGCCCCCGGGCTCGGCATCGACCCGGTCTGGCTGGACCGGCATCGCGGCACCATAGAGCACGTCTTCCATCTGGCAGCCAGTTACGACCTGACCGACCGCGGCGGCGGAACCAGACATCTGGTCGACGTTGCCGAGGAGCTGAATGTCGATCTGCTGCACCATGTCTCGACGGTTGCGGTGTCCGGGTCCAGCGAAGGCTTGTTCACCGAGGACATGTTCGACCGTGGGCAGTCGCTGGCCACGCCGATGCAGCGGGCCAAGTTCGAGGCCGAGCGGATCGTGCGGGAATCCTCGCTGCGCTGGCGCATCTATCGTCCGTCGATCGTGATCGGGCATTCCAGGACCGGTGAGATCGATCGCATCGACGGGCCGTACTACTTCTTCCGTCTGTTGCGGATGGGCGCGCAACTGCCCAGGCTCCTGCCGGTGCTGGTGCCCAAGCTCGGTGAGACCAACATGGTCCCGGTCGACTTCGTCGCGCGTGCCCTGGACCACATCGCGCACCAGCCCGGCTCGGACAAGATCACCTACCACCTGATCGATCCGCGCAGGCAGAGCGTGGTCGAGGCATTGAACCTGTTCGCCGACGAGGCGGGTGCGCCGCACCTGGTCGAGGTCATGCCCAAACGCAGCCTCGACATGATGCTGCGCGTCCCGGGCGCCAACTGGCTGCTGCCCCGCGTCGGCGTCCCACTGGACGTGCTGGAGCACAGCGAATTCACCTGCTGGTTCGACTGCCGCCACACCAGCGCGGCGCTGGCAGGCACCGATATCAAGGTTCCGCCTCTGGACGCCTACGCACCGCTGATCTGGAAGTACTGGATCGAGAACTGGGTCTGATGCCGGGACCGATCCACCAGCGGTCGTGCGAGAGACCGGGCTGGAGCCACGCGTGCAGCGCACCGAGGGAATCACGGAAAGCCGACCGCCTGGTTGCCCGAGGTCGGGCAACCAGGCGGTCGGCGCAGTTCGCGGATCGGATCAGCGGCTCAGAGGCCGAGACCCTTCGCGAGCACCGGCCAGGAGCGCTGGAACTCGTCGCGCCAGTAACCCCACGAGTGGGTGCCCGAGTTACGGAAGTTGTAGGTGGCCGGGATACCCAACTGGTCCAGCTTGGTCCGCAGGTTGTGCGTGCAGTAGTTGGTGCCCGACTCGATCACGCCGCCGATGATGATCTGGTTGGCCAGGCCGTACGGCCCGGGGAGGGCGTACTGACCGTTGAGCGTGTCGTGCTGGCCGGGCAGGCCGTTGCCGGTAGAGATGTACAGATCGAGCCCGCGCAGTCCCTCGGCGTGCACGTACGGGTCGTTGGCCACCCACTCCGGCCCGCCCTCGGGACCCCACATGTTGTTGGTGTCGCCGCCGCCCCAGGTCTCCACGGTCAGCTTCACGAATTCCGCGCCGACCGGGTCACTGGTCTGCGCGCAGCCGCTGTAGGCCGCGGCGGCCTTGAACAGGCCCGGCTTGGCGATCGGCAGCGCGAGCACCGTGGTGCCCGAGGTGGACAGACCCGCGATGGCGTTGACGCCATTGGTGCCGAGCGCGCCATCGATGAGCGGGGGCAACTCCTCGGTGAAGAAGGTCTTCCACTTGTTGCGGCCCAGCACCGGATCGTCCTTGATCCAGTCGGTGTAGTAGCTCCACTTGCCGCCGATCGGCTGGATCACATTGACGTTCTTGTCCGACATGAACTCCAGCGCGTCGGTCCTGGCCTGCCACGAAGCGTCGTCCTCACCGCCACCGGCGCCGTTGAGCAGGTACAGCGTGGGGCGCGGCACGGAGGCGTCGGCCGGGCGCTGGACGTCGATGATGATCTTCTCGTCCATCGCCGCCGAGTACACGTAGAGCCGGATGCTGCGCGCGTCCTTGTATTCGGCCTTGGTGATACGCGAACCGTCCGGGGCGACCGGGTTGCCCAGCAGGGTCTTGGAATCGATGATCGGGTCAGCTGACGCACTGGACGCGCCGAGACCGGTCATCACTCCCGCGAGCACTGCCGTTGCCGCGATCGCGGCCGCGGCACGCAGGCCGCCGCGCCGGGTCTGTCGACGTATCAATTTCGCACCTTCGCTTCGTCTCGAGATTCGCTCTGCATTCCCCCTGCATCGGGGTGGATGCCCTGGACACCACGCCCGACCATACGGCCTATGTAGTCGTGACGACAGGGGACATTGTTACCGCACCGTTGCCCATCATGCCCGAACCGATTCGATTCGATCACGACCGCCCCAGCTTCCGTGTGGTTTCCCACCCGCGGGGATCGAGCAGTTGGGACAACCGGGGACCGATCTGCGCCAGAGCTTCCGGCGAAGTCATCTGGTCGTGCGCGACGCCCGCGGGATGATCGTCGACCAGGCCGCGGACGTACGGTTGCCAGCCGGCCGCTGCGGTGTCGTGTCCGGTCGCGCTGAAGTACTCCAGACGACCGCGGAAGACCTGCGGCCGGTGCTCGGCGATCAGCTCTGCCGAGCGCACCGCGCTGCGGTAGATCCGGCGCACCCGCTCGGGTGTGAGCACCGCCATGTCCGGCGGGATCGTGGCGTGCAGCGCGGCGAGCGCGTCCTCGCTCAGATCGTGGATGTCGCCCTCGCCGGGCAGCAGCGCGTCCGCGCCGATGCCGAGTTCGGCCAGCGCCTCGCGAATCGCCGCCCGGAAATCGGTGACGTCGATATCCGGGTGACTGTCCAGCATGGCCAGCAATCCGATCTCCTCGCCTGCGGCCTGCAGCAGGGTCGCCACCGCGTGCGCCAGCACGCCGCCGAGCGACCAGCCCAGCAGCCGGTAGGGCCCGTGCGGCTGCACCGCGCGAATCTCGGCCACGTAGCGGTGCGCCATCTCGGTCAGCGACTCCGGCAGGTAGCCGTCTTCGGTCAGCGCGGGCGACTGCAGCCCGAAGATCGGCGTGCCTGCGGGCAGGTAGCGCGCCAGGCCCGCATAGCACCAGGACAGTCCGTACATCGGGTGCAAACAGAACAGCGGCTGGGCCGCGGCCATGTCGTGCGGCACCATCGTCCGGATCGGCAGCAGCACCCCGAGCGCGGTGTTCGAGTCCAGGTCGTAGTCGTGGTCATCGGAAAGCGCCGCGAGGATGCGGGCGGCCAGCGACGCCGGGGTGGAATCGGTGAAGAACCACTGCACCCGCACCTCGGCACCGGTGCGCGCGCGCAGTCTGCTGACCGCGCGCGTCGCGACCAGCGAGTTGCCGCCCAGGTCGAAGAAGTCGTCGTCCATGCCGACGCGGTGTCCGTCGCCGAGGTCGAGCACCTCGCCGAACACGTCGAGCACGGTGCGCTCCAGCGGTGCGCTCGGCGCGCGATACGGGCGCGCCGTCAATTGCGGCACGGGCAACGCCTTGCGATCGAGTTTGCCGCTGGCATTCAGCGGCAGTTCCGGGAGCACCACCACGGCCGAGGGCACCATGTAGGACGGCAGCGCGCCGCGCGCGTGCAGCAGCAGCGCGGCCTCGTCGATGGTCTGCCCCGGCACGGTGACCACGTAGGCGACCAGGCGATCACCGATCGCACCGCGCACCAGCGACACCGCCGCGTGCCGCACGTGGGGGTGACCCACCAGCACGGTCTCGATCTCGCCCGGCTCCACGCGCTGGCCGCGCAACTTGACCTGGAAATCGCTGCGGCCCAGGTATTCCAACGCTCCATCGCGCCAGCGCACGATGTCGCCGGTGCGATAGAGCCGGGCGCCGCCCACGTGAGCGACGAAACGCTCGGCGGTGAGAGCAGGAGCGCCGAGATAGCCGCGAGCCAACTGCACGCCCTCGACATATAGCTCGCCCGCCGCGCCCGGCGGCACCGGTCGCAGGTGCCGGTCGAGCACATACACCCGCGTGTTGGCCACCGGGACGCCGATCGGGATGGCCACCGCGGCGGTGTCGCGCACCGGATGGTCGGTGACCACGGTGGCTTCGGCAGGGCCGTACCAGTTGATCAGGGCCGCACCGGGCGCGCTGGCGGCGAAGGTGGCCGCGGTCTCCCCGGACAACGCCTCGCCGGCGGCGAAAACCCGCCGCAGCGATGGATGCTCCGCGGCCGGGTTGGCCACCGGGTCGAGGAACGCCTCCAGCATCGAGGGCACGAAATGCACGGTGGTGACGGCGTTCTCGGTGATGATCCGGGTCAGGTGGGCCGGGTCGCGGTGGCCGTCGGGCGCCGCGATGACGATCGCGGCCCCGGTCTGCAAGGGCCAGAACAACTCCCAGGTGGAGATGTCGAAGGTGATCGGCGTCTTGTGCAGCACCACGTCGTCGCCGTCGTGCGGGTAGGCCAGCTGGGCCCACCGGAACTGGTTGACCATCTGCCGGTGCGTGATCATCACGCCCTTCGGCCGACCGGTGGAGCCCGAGGTGTAGATGACGTAG carries:
- a CDS encoding ABC transporter permease — its product is MSSVEATIAPAGDAAERIGPSALPEVAARPEGSVRNWAAHSLVQCKRLLLVWARDPATTIQTLVYPALTLLMFRIVLGDSISLATGQPSVYGTVPMITLVAAMSGAVVSALGFKMEKLTGLLGRFWTMPVHRAAGLTGRLLAEAIRVLVTTLFVIAVGFTIGFRFEQGPLAALALIGIPVLFGVAFAVLVTAVATMSEGVMLVNTIGLISTLLMFFNSGFVPTFVYPTWLQDVVGNQPMSCAIDAMKGLSYGGPVAEPLLKTLAWVIGLIAVFAYPAIRGYRRAAETGA
- a CDS encoding SDR family oxidoreductase, which encodes MTYLVTGATGFIGRFLIPELLKREGDIHVLVRPGHASADRFACCAQEWAGGDRVRLVRGDLGAPGLGIDPVWLDRHRGTIEHVFHLAASYDLTDRGGGTRHLVDVAEELNVDLLHHVSTVAVSGSSEGLFTEDMFDRGQSLATPMQRAKFEAERIVRESSLRWRIYRPSIVIGHSRTGEIDRIDGPYYFFRLLRMGAQLPRLLPVLVPKLGETNMVPVDFVARALDHIAHQPGSDKITYHLIDPRRQSVVEALNLFADEAGAPHLVEVMPKRSLDMMLRVPGANWLLPRVGVPLDVLEHSEFTCWFDCRHTSAALAGTDIKVPPLDAYAPLIWKYWIENWV
- a CDS encoding enoyl-CoA hydratase — encoded protein: MSNTDSVDAADTPAAATGFTAVKEGKALRVTITKPKRKNAIDYDTMVALGDTFRAVAEDRAVRVIVLTGEGGDFCTGADLSASADEARRGITSDMVMDAANRLVRAIVDAPVPVIARIRGAAAGVGVGIALAADLVFASEDAYLLLAFINIGLMPDGGAAALVAAAAGRPLAARMALLGERLPAPEARAAGLFTAVVPDDELDDSVQAAIAKIAAGPRRALELTKQALNQATLTSLDAALAAEKAGQTELLRSSDFAEGATAMLTKRKPVFAD
- a CDS encoding TetR/AcrR family transcriptional regulator: MVADRSEVGLAPARPDPGSRARTEGAPQVRRRPKDRKVQIIRAAARAFSERGYYPVGVDEIAAEVGISGPALYRHFTNKYALLVAAAEEGARHLLTVAETADDTRLDPAQRLDALIRAISEHTIEIRREAGLYRWERRYLERDDRVRIKKIYDDLNNTLAAPIALLRPAAPPADVAMLAAGVLSTIASIAAHRTALSSARLLPLLHEMAWAVLRTELPAAPPEPDPGQPMRGIPVTSKREQLLTEAIRIFGRQGYHEASIEEVGAAVGINASSVYRYFASKADLLAAAFYRTGDRLAIAITEALAEATSREDAARRLAHRYAKLTFAMPEIMPVYYAEFSNLPQTEQHKLRAIQRQNVLEWANLLDGDSVEARFRVHAAIGQVIDVGRLIRFDSRPAQLARVTALMDAVLLG
- a CDS encoding alpha/beta hydrolase, with product MTGLGASSASADPIIDSKTLLGNPVAPDGSRITKAEYKDARSIRLYVYSAAMDEKIIIDVQRPADASVPRPTLYLLNGAGGGEDDASWQARTDALEFMSDKNVNVIQPIGGKWSYYTDWIKDDPVLGRNKWKTFFTEELPPLIDGALGTNGVNAIAGLSTSGTTVLALPIAKPGLFKAAAAYSGCAQTSDPVGAEFVKLTVETWGGGDTNNMWGPEGGPEWVANDPYVHAEGLRGLDLYISTGNGLPGQHDTLNGQYALPGPYGLANQIIIGGVIESGTNYCTHNLRTKLDQLGIPATYNFRNSGTHSWGYWRDEFQRSWPVLAKGLGL
- a CDS encoding ATP-binding cassette domain-containing protein — its product is MPSSNQADSHAGEPAVRVADVRKSFGDVHALQGVSFAAERATVLGILGPNGAGKTTMVKVLATLLRPDSGTAVVAGHDVLKDPAGVRRSIMMTGQYAALDENLSGRENLELFGRLMGLGKSAARERADTLLEEFDLVSAGRRAVRNYSGGMRRRVDIACGLVVRPEVVFLDEPTTGLDPRSRQGVWDLVTALKAQGITVLLTTQYLEEADVLSDNIIVIDKGTVIAEGTADELKEKTGGSYCEVVPLDPTKLRTAAYALGDLVPPAVLADLDGNDRLSIPAPEGAATLTEALRRLDSAGVDLADIALRRPSLDDVFLSITGHSGGHA
- a CDS encoding ABC transporter permease; the encoded protein is MTAATAPESTPAATTLFAGLPAARPSAFAQWRALTGRIVRTMATKGELVVAVVTPLVFTVGFYLPLRYVMKFQGIDYAQFVMPIIVLQTMAFTMMSNAQVAAFEAMTGLSTRLQTMPIGTLVPFSARICAGLVRSVTSLTAAVIFGYIIGFRFVAGFGQAVLFCVFALAIGTVLAIGADALGSLTKSPESLSQALTLPTLIFGMLSCGFVPERSFPEWIRPFVRNQPISQFSFALRDMAADGVTWQVLWVPLVWVIGLAAAFVPLAIWASVRRS
- a CDS encoding aldehyde dehydrogenase family protein is translated as MAESAQPRVAARPGGTGRTNVLTSYDPRTGEVVGNYAVMGSGELNRAVRAARATEKWWAELGFSTRKRWLLDWKRDIARRSGELVALLCEETGKPEVDAAIEVMLAVENLDWAARNAARALDRRRIGSSWLSRNQRASVGYLPLGVVGVLGPWNNPVFTPMGSIAYAMAAGNAVVFKPHELTTGVGVWLADSWSRLAPNQPVLQVVTGDSATGTALCRAKVDKIAYAGSDTGARDVISACAQTMTPVVVERSGKGSMVVHVDAKLDDAAEAAVFGAMANAGQNATGIQRAYVAQSVYDRFLELVVDQAGKLRPGADRKASYGPMIMESQVDVVRRQVRDAVARGGRAVVGGLDSIREPYIEPIVLAEVPEESSAITGEGIGPVLIVNKVASMDDAAERINAVGTDVAVSVFTRDVHEIEAFAEQLRVGVVTINSSTAYAGIPALPFGGVGEYGQGHSHGDQGLREFSRTLAIARKRYQAPVNLSTFDRHPRHLRLARTIFRIRHART